From the Pomacea canaliculata isolate SZHN2017 linkage group LG4, ASM307304v1, whole genome shotgun sequence genome, one window contains:
- the LOC112563049 gene encoding zinc metalloproteinase/disintegrin-like isoform X5: MKEVFRGVIVFLLGVVLSSPIQEIREDDHERELVNVQLLRHHSDHRVRREAGVSSMPDVIVTQFRLSDNDVILRLRRVPHPKMYTFGDSFEEYTHSPMESSVYVDPSRSAAFMVARSGYGDYILEGNLHHKGKQLYLRPTRSRRSADDHNEHAVSPLVDIPVIDFGDDYYDVGGTNSSYDGGIHRRKRQTQVTTHTIKITVVVDYSDYSNWTRQFPNDTMIQIRTYFTYIATLLRNIYTSVNKIDSSIDIKPVVTSFVVLTTPQVSNFSESVHTAAGGNPIQGRAFLEAFSNWISTQPNISASDHYMAFTGYDIASAVGIANKGTLCRGRLSVSIVEDHKQASVANTAAHELGHSINASHDGDVGCDNAKQFVMTPTFFVPPDLSVTSPSNLFTFSTCSVNAFKRYLNTQTCTLNTSMTTTSVLTPVPYGELITNLDLQCQVALDDPDSKSCQELDQEAPLASLCYGMLCSLQGGNICQYVLPFDGTPCGPEEVCQQGLCVSKAAATIPTTQVTSAQQEISTSLSISASPTTQENIRPNGTVLQTVTTPKVTISPVVTTPNVTNLQAVTTQNTTRMNAVTTPSVTILPNVTTPNTTRLNAVTTPSTTRLSAVTTPNATILPTVTTPSVASPTVSSASVTTTPIPGRVTTTVGTSAVPSTTARASTTQTRTTNSATSTTRSTAPATATTSTALYSLVQRLRAYINCVNGCSRYRYNYADYYSCYRQCFDIYYG, from the exons ATGAAAGAAGTTTTCCGAGGAGTTATTGTTTTTCTGCTGGGTGTTGTTCTCTCCTCTCCGATCCAAGAAATTCGGGAAGATGATCATGAAAgag AGCTGGTCAACGTGCAGCTTTTACGTCATCACAGCGATCACCGAGTCCGACGTGAAGCTGGAGTCTCCAGCATGCCAGACGTCATCGTGACGCAATTCCGGTTGTCAGACAATGACGTCATTTTGAGGCTTCGTCGAGTGCCTCACCCTAAGATGTACACTTTTGGGGATTCTTTCGAGGAGTATACTCACTCCCCTATG GAATCCTCTGTGTACGTTGACCCTTCACGATCTGCTGCGTTCATGGTTGCAAGGTCGGGATACGGCGATTACATCCTG gaAGGAAATCTTCATCATAAAGGAAAGCAACTTTACTTACGTCCAACTCGCAGCAGACGATCAGCAGATGACCACAACGAACACGCTGTCTCCCCTTTGGTAGACATTCCCGTCATTGACTTTGGTGATGACTACTACGACGTTGGTGGCACTAACAGCAGCT acGATGGTGGAATCCACAGAAGGAAACGACAAACGCAAGTTACGACACACACCATTAAAATTACTGTCGTTGTCGACTACAGTGACTACTCCAA ctggACGAGACAATTTCCAAATGACACAATGATCCAGATTCGAACCTACTTCACTTACATCGCAACTTTG TTGAGAAACATCTACACTAGTGTCAACAAAATAGACAGCAGCATTGATATCAAACCGGTCGTTACCAGCTTTGTTGTGCTCACG ACACCCCAAGTATCCAACTTCTCGGAATCAGTGCATACCGCTGCTGGTGGGAACCCAATCCAGGGAAGAGCTTTTCTGGAAGCATTTTCTAACTGGATTTCTACTCAGCCAAACATAAGCGCTAGCGACCATTACATGGCGTTTACAGG GTATGACATCGCCTCAGCAGTTG GTATCGCAAACAAGGGAACCTTGTGCAGGGGCAGACTGTCGGTGTCCATTGTGGAGGACCACAAGCAGGCCAGTGTGGCCAACACTGCTGCCCACGAGCTTGGACACAG CATCAATGCTTCCCACGACGGCGACGTCGGCTGCGACAATGCCAAGCAGTTCGTCATGACCCCGACGTTCTTCGTGCCCCCGGATTTATCGGTGACCTCCCCCAGCAACCTCTTCACGTTCTCTACCTGCAGTGTGAACGCCTTCAAACGCTATCTGAACAC GCAAACGTGCACACTCAATACCTCCATGACGACGACAAGTGTGCTGACTCCTGTACCATATGGAGAACTCATCACTAACCTGGATCTTCAATGTCAAGTGGCCCTTGATGACCCGGACAGCAAGTCCTGTCAG GAATTAGATCAAGAGGCTCCTTTGGCTTCTCTCTGCTACGGGATGTTGTGCAGTCTACAGGGTGGTAACATATGTCAATATGTTCTTCCTTTTGATGGCACACCCTGTGGACCTGAAGAGG TTTGCCAGCAGGGATTATGCGTCTCTAAAGCAGCTGCAACAATACCAACAACACAAGTAACATCAGCACAGCAAGAAATCTCAACCAGTCTATCTATCTCAGCAAGTCCCACAACCCAGGAAAACATCAGACCAAATGGCACAGTCCTGCAGACAGTCACCACACCAAAGGTCACCATCTCGCCGGTAGTCACTACACcaaatgtcacaaacctgcAAGCAGTCACCACACAAAATACCACACGCATGAATGCAGTCACCACACCAAGTGTCACCATCTTGCCTAATGTCACCACACCAAATACCACACGCCTGAATGCAGTCACCACACCAAGTACCACACGTCTGAGTGCAGTCACCACACCAAATGCCACCATCTTGCCT ACAGTCACCACACCATCTGTAGCATCCCCGACAGTTTCATCTGCAAGTGTGACAACGACTCCCATTCCAGGAAGAGTCACAACTACTGTAGGCACATCAGCGGTCCCATCCACTACAGCACGAGCCTCCACAACCCAGACAAGAACAACGAACTCTGCTACATCGACCACCAGGAGCACAGCGCCAGCAACGGCAACCACCTCGACAGCACTGTACAGCCTAGTTCAAAGACTCAGAGCATACATCAACTGCGTCAACGGCTGCTCACGTTACCGTTATAATTACGCGGATTACTATTCTTGTTACAGGCAATGTTTTGACATTTACTACGGCTAA
- the LOC112563049 gene encoding mucin-17-like isoform X3 produces MKEVFRGVIVFLLGVVLSSPIQEIREDDHERELVNVQLLRHHSDHRVRREAGVSSMPDVIVTQFRLSDNDVILRLRRVPHPKMYTFGDSFEEYTHSPMESSVYVDPSRSAAFMVARSGYGDYILEGNLHHKGKQLYLRPTRSRRSADDHNEHAVSPLVDIPVIDFGDDYYDVGGTNSSYDGGIHRRKRQTQVTTHTIKITVVVDYSDYSNWTRQFPNDTMIQIRTYFTYIATLLRNIYTSVNKIDSSIDIKPVVTSFVVLTTPQVSNFSESVHTAAGGNPIQGRAFLEAFSNWISTQPNISASDHYMAFTGYDIASAVGIANKGTLCRGRLSVSIVEDHKQASVANTAAHELGHSINASHDGDVGCDNAKQFVMTPTFFVPPDLSVTSPSNLFTFSTCSVNAFKRYLNTQTCTLNTSMTTTSVLTPVPYGELITNLDLQCQVALDDPDSKSCQELDQEAPLASLCYGMLCSLQGGNICQYVLPFDGTPCGPEEVCQQGLCVSKAAATIPTTQVTSAQQEISTSLSISASPTTQENIRPNGTVLQTVTTPKVTISPVVTTPNVTNLQAVTTQNTTRMNAVTTPSVTILPNVTTPNTTRLNAVTTPSTTRLSAVTTPNATILPVVTTPNTTRLNAVTTPNATISPAVTTPNTTRLSAVTTPNATILPVVTTPNTTRLSAVTTPNATILPVVTTPNTTRLSAVTTPNATILPTVTTPSVASPTVSSASVTTTPIPGRVTTTVGTSAVPSTTARASTTQTRTTNSATSTTRSTAPATATTSTALYSLVQRLRAYINCVNGCSRYRYNYADYYSCYRQCFDIYYG; encoded by the exons ATGAAAGAAGTTTTCCGAGGAGTTATTGTTTTTCTGCTGGGTGTTGTTCTCTCCTCTCCGATCCAAGAAATTCGGGAAGATGATCATGAAAgag AGCTGGTCAACGTGCAGCTTTTACGTCATCACAGCGATCACCGAGTCCGACGTGAAGCTGGAGTCTCCAGCATGCCAGACGTCATCGTGACGCAATTCCGGTTGTCAGACAATGACGTCATTTTGAGGCTTCGTCGAGTGCCTCACCCTAAGATGTACACTTTTGGGGATTCTTTCGAGGAGTATACTCACTCCCCTATG GAATCCTCTGTGTACGTTGACCCTTCACGATCTGCTGCGTTCATGGTTGCAAGGTCGGGATACGGCGATTACATCCTG gaAGGAAATCTTCATCATAAAGGAAAGCAACTTTACTTACGTCCAACTCGCAGCAGACGATCAGCAGATGACCACAACGAACACGCTGTCTCCCCTTTGGTAGACATTCCCGTCATTGACTTTGGTGATGACTACTACGACGTTGGTGGCACTAACAGCAGCT acGATGGTGGAATCCACAGAAGGAAACGACAAACGCAAGTTACGACACACACCATTAAAATTACTGTCGTTGTCGACTACAGTGACTACTCCAA ctggACGAGACAATTTCCAAATGACACAATGATCCAGATTCGAACCTACTTCACTTACATCGCAACTTTG TTGAGAAACATCTACACTAGTGTCAACAAAATAGACAGCAGCATTGATATCAAACCGGTCGTTACCAGCTTTGTTGTGCTCACG ACACCCCAAGTATCCAACTTCTCGGAATCAGTGCATACCGCTGCTGGTGGGAACCCAATCCAGGGAAGAGCTTTTCTGGAAGCATTTTCTAACTGGATTTCTACTCAGCCAAACATAAGCGCTAGCGACCATTACATGGCGTTTACAGG GTATGACATCGCCTCAGCAGTTG GTATCGCAAACAAGGGAACCTTGTGCAGGGGCAGACTGTCGGTGTCCATTGTGGAGGACCACAAGCAGGCCAGTGTGGCCAACACTGCTGCCCACGAGCTTGGACACAG CATCAATGCTTCCCACGACGGCGACGTCGGCTGCGACAATGCCAAGCAGTTCGTCATGACCCCGACGTTCTTCGTGCCCCCGGATTTATCGGTGACCTCCCCCAGCAACCTCTTCACGTTCTCTACCTGCAGTGTGAACGCCTTCAAACGCTATCTGAACAC GCAAACGTGCACACTCAATACCTCCATGACGACGACAAGTGTGCTGACTCCTGTACCATATGGAGAACTCATCACTAACCTGGATCTTCAATGTCAAGTGGCCCTTGATGACCCGGACAGCAAGTCCTGTCAG GAATTAGATCAAGAGGCTCCTTTGGCTTCTCTCTGCTACGGGATGTTGTGCAGTCTACAGGGTGGTAACATATGTCAATATGTTCTTCCTTTTGATGGCACACCCTGTGGACCTGAAGAGG TTTGCCAGCAGGGATTATGCGTCTCTAAAGCAGCTGCAACAATACCAACAACACAAGTAACATCAGCACAGCAAGAAATCTCAACCAGTCTATCTATCTCAGCAAGTCCCACAACCCAGGAAAACATCAGACCAAATGGCACAGTCCTGCAGACAGTCACCACACCAAAGGTCACCATCTCGCCGGTAGTCACTACACcaaatgtcacaaacctgcAAGCAGTCACCACACAAAATACCACACGCATGAATGCAGTCACCACACCAAGTGTCACCATCTTGCCTAATGTCACCACACCAAATACCACACGCCTGAATGCAGTCACCACACCAAGTACCACACGTCTGAGTGCAGTCACCACACCAAATGCCACCATCTTGCCTGTAGTCACCACCCCAAATACCACACGTCTGAATGCAGTCACCACACCAAATGCCACCATCTCGCCGGCAGTCACCACCCCAAATACCACACGCCTGAGTGCAGTCACCACACCAAATGCCACCATCTTGCCTGTAGTCACCACACCAAATACCACACGCCTGAGTGCAGTCACCACACCAAATGCCACCATCTTGCCTGTAGTCACCACTCCCAATACCACACGCCTGAGTGCAGTCACCACACCAAATGCCACCATCTTGCCT ACAGTCACCACACCATCTGTAGCATCCCCGACAGTTTCATCTGCAAGTGTGACAACGACTCCCATTCCAGGAAGAGTCACAACTACTGTAGGCACATCAGCGGTCCCATCCACTACAGCACGAGCCTCCACAACCCAGACAAGAACAACGAACTCTGCTACATCGACCACCAGGAGCACAGCGCCAGCAACGGCAACCACCTCGACAGCACTGTACAGCCTAGTTCAAAGACTCAGAGCATACATCAACTGCGTCAACGGCTGCTCACGTTACCGTTATAATTACGCGGATTACTATTCTTGTTACAGGCAATGTTTTGACATTTACTACGGCTAA
- the LOC112563049 gene encoding mucin-17-like isoform X2, whose amino-acid sequence MKEVFRGVIVFLLGVVLSSPIQEIREDDHERELVNVQLLRHHSDHRVRREAGVSSMPDVIVTQFRLSDNDVILRLRRVPHPKMYTFGDSFEEYTHSPMESSVYVDPSRSAAFMVARSGYGDYILEGNLHHKGKQLYLRPTRSRRSADDHNEHAVSPLVDIPVIDFGDDYYDVGGTNSSYDGGIHRRKRQTQVTTHTIKITVVVDYSDYSNWTRQFPNDTMIQIRTYFTYIATLLRNIYTSVNKIDSSIDIKPVVTSFVVLTTPQVSNFSESVHTAAGGNPIQGRAFLEAFSNWISTQPNISASDHYMAFTGYDIASAVGIANKGTLCRGRLSVSIVEDHKQASVANTAAHELGHSINASHDGDVGCDNAKQFVMTPTFFVPPDLSVTSPSNLFTFSTCSVNAFKRYLNTQTCTLNTSMTTTSVLTPVPYGELITNLDLQCQVALDDPDSKSCQELDQEAPLASLCYGMLCSLQGGNICQYVLPFDGTPCGPEEVCQQGLCVSKAAATIPTTQVTSAQQEISTSLSISASPTTQENIRPNGTVLQTVTTPKVTISPVVTTPNVTNLQAVTTQNTTRMNAVTTPSVTILPNVTTPNTTRLNAVTTPSTTRLSAVTTPNATILPVVTTPNTTRLNAVTTPNATISPAVTTPNTTRLSAVTTPNATILPVVTTPNTTRLSAVTTPNATILPVVTTPNTTRLSAVTTPNATILPVVTTPNTTRLSAVTTPNATILPTVTTPSVASPTVSSASVTTTPIPGRVTTTVGTSAVPSTTARASTTQTRTTNSATSTTRSTAPATATTSTALYSLVQRLRAYINCVNGCSRYRYNYADYYSCYRQCFDIYYG is encoded by the exons ATGAAAGAAGTTTTCCGAGGAGTTATTGTTTTTCTGCTGGGTGTTGTTCTCTCCTCTCCGATCCAAGAAATTCGGGAAGATGATCATGAAAgag AGCTGGTCAACGTGCAGCTTTTACGTCATCACAGCGATCACCGAGTCCGACGTGAAGCTGGAGTCTCCAGCATGCCAGACGTCATCGTGACGCAATTCCGGTTGTCAGACAATGACGTCATTTTGAGGCTTCGTCGAGTGCCTCACCCTAAGATGTACACTTTTGGGGATTCTTTCGAGGAGTATACTCACTCCCCTATG GAATCCTCTGTGTACGTTGACCCTTCACGATCTGCTGCGTTCATGGTTGCAAGGTCGGGATACGGCGATTACATCCTG gaAGGAAATCTTCATCATAAAGGAAAGCAACTTTACTTACGTCCAACTCGCAGCAGACGATCAGCAGATGACCACAACGAACACGCTGTCTCCCCTTTGGTAGACATTCCCGTCATTGACTTTGGTGATGACTACTACGACGTTGGTGGCACTAACAGCAGCT acGATGGTGGAATCCACAGAAGGAAACGACAAACGCAAGTTACGACACACACCATTAAAATTACTGTCGTTGTCGACTACAGTGACTACTCCAA ctggACGAGACAATTTCCAAATGACACAATGATCCAGATTCGAACCTACTTCACTTACATCGCAACTTTG TTGAGAAACATCTACACTAGTGTCAACAAAATAGACAGCAGCATTGATATCAAACCGGTCGTTACCAGCTTTGTTGTGCTCACG ACACCCCAAGTATCCAACTTCTCGGAATCAGTGCATACCGCTGCTGGTGGGAACCCAATCCAGGGAAGAGCTTTTCTGGAAGCATTTTCTAACTGGATTTCTACTCAGCCAAACATAAGCGCTAGCGACCATTACATGGCGTTTACAGG GTATGACATCGCCTCAGCAGTTG GTATCGCAAACAAGGGAACCTTGTGCAGGGGCAGACTGTCGGTGTCCATTGTGGAGGACCACAAGCAGGCCAGTGTGGCCAACACTGCTGCCCACGAGCTTGGACACAG CATCAATGCTTCCCACGACGGCGACGTCGGCTGCGACAATGCCAAGCAGTTCGTCATGACCCCGACGTTCTTCGTGCCCCCGGATTTATCGGTGACCTCCCCCAGCAACCTCTTCACGTTCTCTACCTGCAGTGTGAACGCCTTCAAACGCTATCTGAACAC GCAAACGTGCACACTCAATACCTCCATGACGACGACAAGTGTGCTGACTCCTGTACCATATGGAGAACTCATCACTAACCTGGATCTTCAATGTCAAGTGGCCCTTGATGACCCGGACAGCAAGTCCTGTCAG GAATTAGATCAAGAGGCTCCTTTGGCTTCTCTCTGCTACGGGATGTTGTGCAGTCTACAGGGTGGTAACATATGTCAATATGTTCTTCCTTTTGATGGCACACCCTGTGGACCTGAAGAGG TTTGCCAGCAGGGATTATGCGTCTCTAAAGCAGCTGCAACAATACCAACAACACAAGTAACATCAGCACAGCAAGAAATCTCAACCAGTCTATCTATCTCAGCAAGTCCCACAACCCAGGAAAACATCAGACCAAATGGCACAGTCCTGCAGACAGTCACCACACCAAAGGTCACCATCTCGCCGGTAGTCACTACACcaaatgtcacaaacctgcAAGCAGTCACCACACAAAATACCACACGCATGAATGCAGTCACCACACCAAGTGTCACCATCTTGCCTAATGTCACCACACCAAATACCACACGCCTGAATGCAGTCACCACACCAAGTACCACACGTCTGAGTGCAGTCACCACACCAAATGCCACCATCTTGCCTGTAGTCACCACCCCAAATACCACACGTCTGAATGCAGTCACCACACCAAATGCCACCATCTCGCCGGCAGTCACCACCCCAAATACCACACGCCTGAGTGCAGTCACCACACCAAATGCCACCATCTTGCCTGTAGTCACCACACCAAATACCACACGCCTGAGTGCAGTCACCACACCAAATGCCACCATCTTGCCTGTAGTCACCACTCCCAATACCACACGCCTGAGTGCAGTCACCACACCAAATGCCACCATCTTGCCTGTAGTCACCACACCAAATACCACACGCCTGAGTGCAGTCACCACACCAAATGCCACCATCTTGCCT ACAGTCACCACACCATCTGTAGCATCCCCGACAGTTTCATCTGCAAGTGTGACAACGACTCCCATTCCAGGAAGAGTCACAACTACTGTAGGCACATCAGCGGTCCCATCCACTACAGCACGAGCCTCCACAACCCAGACAAGAACAACGAACTCTGCTACATCGACCACCAGGAGCACAGCGCCAGCAACGGCAACCACCTCGACAGCACTGTACAGCCTAGTTCAAAGACTCAGAGCATACATCAACTGCGTCAACGGCTGCTCACGTTACCGTTATAATTACGCGGATTACTATTCTTGTTACAGGCAATGTTTTGACATTTACTACGGCTAA
- the LOC112563049 gene encoding mucin-17-like isoform X1 yields MKEVFRGVIVFLLGVVLSSPIQEIREDDHERELVNVQLLRHHSDHRVRREAGVSSMPDVIVTQFRLSDNDVILRLRRVPHPKMYTFGDSFEEYTHSPMESSVYVDPSRSAAFMVARSGYGDYILEGNLHHKGKQLYLRPTRSRRSADDHNEHAVSPLVDIPVIDFGDDYYDVGGTNSSYDGGIHRRKRQTQVTTHTIKITVVVDYSDYSNWTRQFPNDTMIQIRTYFTYIATLLRNIYTSVNKIDSSIDIKPVVTSFVVLTTPQVSNFSESVHTAAGGNPIQGRAFLEAFSNWISTQPNISASDHYMAFTGYDIASAVGIANKGTLCRGRLSVSIVEDHKQASVANTAAHELGHSINASHDGDVGCDNAKQFVMTPTFFVPPDLSVTSPSNLFTFSTCSVNAFKRYLNTQTCTLNTSMTTTSVLTPVPYGELITNLDLQCQVALDDPDSKSCQELDQEAPLASLCYGMLCSLQGGNICQYVLPFDGTPCGPEEICQQGLCVSKAAATIPTTQVTSAQQEISTSLSISASPTTQENIRPNGTVLQTVTTPKVTISPVVTTPNVTNLQAVTTQNTTRMNAVTTPSVTILPNVTTPNTTRLNAVTTPSTTRLSAVTTPNATILPVVTTPNTTRLNAVTTPNATISPAVTTPNTTRLSAVTTPNATILPVVTTPNTTRLSAVTTPNATILPVVTTPNTTRLSAVTTPNATILPVVTTPNTTRLSAVTTPNATILPVVTTPNTTRLSAVTHKCHHLACSHHSQYHTPECSHHTKCHHLADSHHTICSIPDSFICKCDNDSHSRKSHNYCRHISGPIHYSTSLHNPDKNNELCYIDHQEHSASNGNHLDSTVQPSSKTQSIHQLRQRLLTLPL; encoded by the exons ATGAAAGAAGTTTTCCGAGGAGTTATTGTTTTTCTGCTGGGTGTTGTTCTCTCCTCTCCGATCCAAGAAATTCGGGAAGATGATCATGAAAgag AGCTGGTCAACGTGCAGCTTTTACGTCATCACAGCGATCACCGAGTCCGACGTGAAGCTGGAGTCTCCAGCATGCCAGACGTCATCGTGACGCAATTCCGGTTGTCAGACAATGACGTCATTTTGAGGCTTCGTCGAGTGCCTCACCCTAAGATGTACACTTTTGGGGATTCTTTCGAGGAGTATACTCACTCCCCTATG GAATCCTCTGTGTACGTTGACCCTTCACGATCTGCTGCGTTCATGGTTGCAAGGTCGGGATACGGCGATTACATCCTG gaAGGAAATCTTCATCATAAAGGAAAGCAACTTTACTTACGTCCAACTCGCAGCAGACGATCAGCAGATGACCACAACGAACACGCTGTCTCCCCTTTGGTAGACATTCCCGTCATTGACTTTGGTGATGACTACTACGACGTTGGTGGCACTAACAGCAGCT acGATGGTGGAATCCACAGAAGGAAACGACAAACGCAAGTTACGACACACACCATTAAAATTACTGTCGTTGTCGACTACAGTGACTACTCCAA ctggACGAGACAATTTCCAAATGACACAATGATCCAGATTCGAACCTACTTCACTTACATCGCAACTTTG TTGAGAAACATCTACACTAGTGTCAACAAAATAGACAGCAGCATTGATATCAAACCGGTCGTTACCAGCTTTGTTGTGCTCACG ACACCCCAAGTATCCAACTTCTCGGAATCAGTGCATACCGCTGCTGGTGGGAACCCAATCCAGGGAAGAGCTTTTCTGGAAGCATTTTCTAACTGGATTTCTACTCAGCCAAACATAAGCGCTAGCGACCATTACATGGCGTTTACAGG GTATGACATCGCCTCAGCAGTTG GTATCGCAAACAAGGGAACCTTGTGCAGGGGCAGACTGTCGGTGTCCATTGTGGAGGACCACAAGCAGGCCAGTGTGGCCAACACTGCTGCCCACGAGCTTGGACACAG CATCAATGCTTCCCACGACGGCGACGTCGGCTGCGACAATGCCAAGCAGTTCGTCATGACCCCGACGTTCTTCGTGCCCCCGGATTTATCGGTGACCTCCCCCAGCAACCTCTTCACGTTCTCTACCTGCAGTGTGAACGCCTTCAAACGCTATCTGAACAC GCAAACGTGCACACTCAATACCTCCATGACGACGACAAGTGTGCTGACTCCTGTACCATATGGAGAACTCATCACTAACCTGGATCTTCAATGTCAAGTGGCCCTTGATGACCCGGACAGCAAGTCCTGTCAG GAATTAGATCAAGAGGCTCCTTTGGCTTCTCTCTGCTACGGGATGTTGTGCAGTCTACAGGGTGGTAACATATGTCAATATGTTCTTCCTTTTGATGGCACACCCTGTGGACCTGAAGAG ATTTGCCAGCAGGGATTATGCGTCTCTAAAGCAGCTGCAACAATACCAACAACACAAGTAACATCAGCACAGCAAGAAATCTCAACCAGTCTATCTATCTCAGCAAGTCCCACAACCCAGGAAAACATCAGACCAAATGGCACAGTCCTGCAGACAGTCACCACACCAAAGGTCACCATCTCGCCGGTAGTCACTACACcaaatgtcacaaacctgcAAGCAGTCACCACACAAAATACCACACGCATGAATGCAGTCACCACACCAAGTGTCACCATCTTGCCTAATGTCACCACACCAAATACCACACGCCTGAATGCAGTCACCACACCAAGTACCACACGTCTGAGTGCAGTCACCACACCAAATGCCACCATCTTGCCTGTAGTCACCACCCCAAATACCACACGTCTGAATGCAGTCACCACACCAAATGCCACCATCTCGCCGGCAGTCACCACCCCAAATACCACACGCCTGAGTGCAGTCACCACACCAAATGCCACCATCTTGCCTGTAGTCACCACACCAAATACCACACGCCTGAGTGCAGTCACCACACCAAATGCCACCATCTTGCCTGTAGTCACCACTCCCAATACCACACGCCTGAGTGCAGTCACCACACCAAATGCCACCATCTTGCCTGTAGTCACCACACCAAATACCACACGCCTGAGTGCAGTCACCACACCAAATGCCACCATCTTGCCTGTAGTCACCACTCCCAATACCACACGCCTGAGTGCAGTCACACACAAATGCCACCATCTTGCCTGTAGTCACCACTCCCAATACCACACGCCTGAGTGCAGTCACCACACCAAATGCCACCATCTTGCAGACAGTCACCACACCATCTGTAGCATCCCCGACAGTTTCATCTGCAAGTGTGACAACGACTCCCATTCCAGGAAGAGTCACAACTACTGTAGGCACATCAGCGGTCCCATCCACTACAGCACGAGCCTCCACAACCCAGACAAGAACAACGAACTCTGCTACATCGACCACCAGGAGCACAGCGCCAGCAACGGCAACCACCTCGACAGCACTGTACAGCCTAGTTCAAAGACTCAGAGCATACATCAACTGCGTCAACGGCTGCTCACGTTACCGTTATAA